CCGACGAAGGCCGCGTCGAGATCACCGAGTTCGATCCCGGCGTCGGCAACCGCCTTGGTGACCGCTTCGGCCCCGAGCTCCTTGAGGCCCTTGTCGGGATACTTCATGAAGCGGGTCATCCCGACGCCGCCGATCATCGCGTTGAGCTTCACAGCTGTTCTCCTCGTCGTTCTTCTCTTGGTGGGGCGATGGCTCGGGCGGGCGGTCAGAGCCGCGCACCGCCGACGATGCTGAGGAACTCGTTGCAGCCATCCTCGACCATCGACGCCCGGGCGTCCCGCAACAGCTTCTCGATCGGATATTCGCGGCTGAGCCCGTTGCCCCCGTAGATCTGCAGCGCTTCGCTCGCCACCTCGAAGCAGGTGTTCGTGCAATAGGTCTTGGCTGCGATCGAATAGTGTACCTGGGGCGCGCCGCCGGCGTTGAACAAAGCGACGCGCCGCGCCAGGGAGCGCGCGGCTTCGACCTTGCTGAACATCTTGAACAAGCGGGCCCGCACGGCCTGGTGCTCGAAGATCGGCACGCCGCCCTGCACCCGCTCCTTCGCGTAGCTGACCGCGTGCTCGTAGGCGGCACGGGCCAGGCCCACGAAGAGCTGCCCCATCGCGGCGTTCGCGTGGGAGAGCATCATCTCGAGGGCGATCGCGTAGAAGTCCGGGCCGAGCACCATGTGGGATTCGGGCACGCGCACCTGATCGAAGAAGATCTCGCCTTGCGGGAGGGAGCGCTGGCCCAGTTTGTCGAGCGGTTTCGGACGCGTGACCCCCGGCAGGTCGAGCGGAACGAGGAAGACCCCGCCGCCCTTGAAGCCCTGGCTCGGGTCGAGGGTGCAGAACACCACCGCGAGATCCGCGATCGGGCCGTTCGAGACCCAGGCTGCCTTCTGGCCCTGGATCACGTAGCTGTCGCCGTCCTTGTGGGCGATGCAATTGGGCTTGAGGGCCGGGTCCGAGAAGTGCGCTTCCGTCAGCGCGACGGTGTCACTGCCGTGATCGGGTTCGGTGAGCGCCCAGCAGCCAATGGTCGGTAGATCGAGTGAGCAGAAGCGCTCGATCAGCTCCGGGTCGTTGCTCTGTTGCACCCACGGCCCGTGAAAGCCGCAAAGGCCGAGCGAGATGGCGAGTCCGACGTCGCCCCACGCGAGCTCTTCGTTGATGATCGCGATGAGCCGGGCCTTGCGCAGCGGGTCCATCTCTTCGTCGAGCTGCAGCTCGGTGATGCCGAGCTGGCTGTATTGCCCGTGCACCTTCCACAGGATTGAATCCGGTGCGATGACGTCCGCAGTGTCCGACAATTGATCGAGCGCGGCCCCGGCCGGCCGCAGCACCTCCTCGGCGAACTGATGCGTCGTATCCCGGATTGCGGCGTCTTCATCCGAGAGTCCGACCTCGATATCGAAACCAACCGTCGTCATGGGGGCTCCTGCCTGCCCGATCGAGACCGGCGCGCTCGGTG
This DNA window, taken from bacterium, encodes the following:
- a CDS encoding acyl-CoA/acyl-ACP dehydrogenase; protein product: MTTVGFDIEVGLSDEDAAIRDTTHQFAEEVLRPAGAALDQLSDTADVIAPDSILWKVHGQYSQLGITELQLDEEMDPLRKARLIAIINEELAWGDVGLAISLGLCGFHGPWVQQSNDPELIERFCSLDLPTIGCWALTEPDHGSDTVALTEAHFSDPALKPNCIAHKDGDSYVIQGQKAAWVSNGPIADLAVVFCTLDPSQGFKGGGVFLVPLDLPGVTRPKPLDKLGQRSLPQGEIFFDQVRVPESHMVLGPDFYAIALEMMLSHANAAMGQLFVGLARAAYEHAVSYAKERVQGGVPIFEHQAVRARLFKMFSKVEAARSLARRVALFNAGGAPQVHYSIAAKTYCTNTCFEVASEALQIYGGNGLSREYPIEKLLRDARASMVEDGCNEFLSIVGGARL